A genomic stretch from Myxococcales bacterium includes:
- a CDS encoding endonuclease/exonuclease/phosphatase family protein gives MRSIFRLATVFFLLCLGMLGAACDQSDDPGSGPGQAQDDDDSAAGDDDDDNDDDNDDDNDNDDDNDTFPAITAVEPLKWKRYSCPAESREGITVVTGNFNIHGGQEGSPEEIGQALAAHGPFDVFSLQECPEEYAAPIAAELGMYYFYGEDQSLMTATPLIDPQLHHYEVSGLGRFLHANVEIDGHEISVYGVHVDWNETGDSQNRELVDNYLSVDPVERIVLMGDWNEELGSTQARILDEQVADAWASLGVCPSCRTTWPAMMFYGAEGQQLIDNTYFNKSSGGCTVTGEIMHLTPNRSDHKPQTTTVFFPETTGFVPPILLDVVYGFGPESIGLLFDKPLADLDAALLDGETELELAATEIIGDGTLALVSAAAALPTGVELTARVASATDVDGAQTAATLEITFPFYENLLANPGAELGETGWEFDGMEQAAEFNHVLPLTGDSYFSGSPVTLRGYATQLVPLDEYAALIDAGYGRLAFGGASATGYRVAEGGTSNILYPHDESEGVVELLSAQGKLLKHVAGGRYDEMFWQPWRVVDDIPPGTRYAQVKLRAIAGEEPWEFNSAAFDALNLSVVTLEEPHGLLGGNLVANPLFESGRENWDIPGGYLLAKDHFIPIRSNINVNTATGDWWLGALLVTPGATSVSQVISLAAYADSIAAGELALLWGAYLRTWNPQSHADLQITFLDDAGNDLQSDALGPINIPEWFRYEKTTVVPAGAVAVRYEWIATAEQLLIGVASFFDAPFVYPVQAN, from the coding sequence ATGCGTTCGATCTTCCGTTTGGCGACGGTTTTCTTTTTGCTCTGTCTGGGCATGCTCGGCGCGGCCTGCGACCAAAGCGACGACCCCGGATCAGGTCCGGGGCAGGCTCAAGATGATGACGATTCCGCCGCCGGCGACGACGACGACGACAACGATGACGACAACGACGACGACAACGACAATGACGACGACAACGATACCTTCCCCGCCATCACCGCCGTCGAACCCCTGAAGTGGAAGCGCTACTCCTGCCCGGCCGAATCGCGGGAAGGGATCACGGTCGTCACCGGCAACTTCAACATCCACGGCGGCCAGGAAGGTTCGCCGGAGGAGATCGGTCAGGCGCTGGCGGCGCACGGGCCCTTCGACGTCTTTTCGCTGCAGGAATGCCCCGAGGAATACGCGGCGCCGATCGCGGCGGAATTGGGCATGTACTATTTCTACGGCGAAGACCAATCGCTGATGACGGCCACGCCGTTGATCGATCCCCAGCTCCATCACTACGAAGTCTCGGGCCTCGGGCGCTTTTTGCACGCCAACGTCGAAATCGACGGGCACGAAATCTCGGTGTACGGCGTGCACGTCGACTGGAACGAAACCGGCGATTCGCAAAACCGCGAACTGGTCGACAATTACCTGTCGGTCGATCCGGTCGAGCGAATCGTCCTGATGGGCGACTGGAACGAGGAGCTGGGCTCGACCCAGGCCCGGATTCTGGACGAGCAGGTCGCCGACGCCTGGGCATCGCTCGGCGTCTGCCCCTCGTGTCGCACCACCTGGCCGGCGATGATGTTCTACGGCGCGGAAGGCCAGCAACTGATCGACAACACCTATTTCAACAAGTCGTCCGGCGGCTGCACGGTGACCGGCGAAATCATGCACCTGACGCCGAACCGCTCCGACCACAAGCCGCAGACCACGACCGTCTTTTTCCCGGAAACGACCGGCTTCGTGCCGCCGATTCTGCTCGACGTGGTGTACGGCTTCGGTCCCGAATCGATCGGCCTGTTGTTCGACAAACCGCTCGCCGACCTCGACGCGGCGCTGCTCGACGGCGAGACGGAACTCGAACTGGCCGCTACCGAAATCATCGGCGACGGCACGCTGGCGCTGGTCAGCGCCGCCGCGGCCCTGCCGACCGGGGTCGAACTGACCGCCCGCGTCGCTTCCGCCACCGACGTCGACGGCGCCCAGACGGCTGCGACCCTGGAAATCACCTTTCCGTTTTACGAAAACCTGCTGGCCAACCCCGGCGCGGAACTGGGCGAGACCGGGTGGGAATTCGACGGCATGGAGCAAGCCGCCGAGTTCAATCACGTCCTGCCTTTGACGGGCGACAGCTATTTCTCCGGCTCGCCGGTCACCCTGCGCGGCTACGCGACGCAGCTCGTGCCGTTGGATGAATACGCCGCGCTGATCGACGCCGGTTACGGCCGGTTGGCTTTCGGCGGCGCCTCGGCCACCGGCTACCGCGTCGCGGAAGGCGGCACGTCGAACATCCTGTACCCTCACGACGAAAGCGAAGGGGTCGTGGAACTGCTGAGCGCCCAGGGCAAGCTGCTCAAACACGTGGCCGGCGGCCGCTACGACGAAATGTTCTGGCAACCCTGGCGGGTCGTCGACGACATCCCGCCCGGCACCCGCTACGCCCAGGTCAAATTGCGGGCCATCGCCGGCGAGGAACCGTGGGAATTCAATTCGGCCGCGTTCGATGCCCTGAACCTGTCGGTCGTCACGCTGGAGGAACCGCACGGGCTGCTCGGCGGCAACCTGGTGGCCAACCCGCTGTTCGAGTCCGGCCGGGAAAATTGGGACATCCCCGGCGGCTACCTCCTGGCGAAGGACCATTTCATTCCGATCCGCTCCAACATCAACGTGAACACGGCCACCGGCGACTGGTGGCTCGGCGCCTTGCTCGTCACGCCGGGAGCGACGAGCGTTTCGCAGGTGATTTCGCTGGCCGCTTACGCGGATTCGATCGCCGCCGGCGAGCTGGCCTTGCTGTGGGGCGCCTACCTGCGCACCTGGAACCCGCAATCGCACGCCGATCTGCAAATCACCTTCTTGGACGACGCCGGCAACGACCTGCAGAGCGACGCGCTGGGGCCGATCAACATCCCGGAATGGTTCCGCTACGAGAAGACCACCGTCGTGCCGGCCGGCGCGGTCGCCGTGCGCTACGAATGGATCGCGACGGCCGAACAACTGTTGATCGGAGTCGCGTCCTTCTTCGACGCGCCGTTCGTCTACCCGGTGCAAGCGAACTGA
- a CDS encoding TfoX/Sxy family protein, giving the protein MATSQSTIDYLLDQLGALPGIRTRKMFGEYALYVGEKVVALVCDDQLFVKITPAGQAFVGGRYQEGEAYPGAKPSMLIDADEIDDSDRLCELVRLTAAALPTPKPKKPRKKREA; this is encoded by the coding sequence ATGGCGACCAGTCAAAGCACGATCGACTACTTGTTGGACCAACTCGGCGCCTTGCCCGGCATCCGCACCCGCAAGATGTTCGGCGAATATGCACTGTACGTGGGCGAGAAGGTCGTGGCGCTGGTGTGCGACGATCAACTCTTCGTCAAGATCACCCCGGCCGGCCAGGCGTTCGTCGGCGGGCGCTACCAGGAAGGCGAGGCCTATCCGGGCGCCAAGCCGTCGATGCTGATCGACGCCGATGAGATCGACGACAGCGACCGGCTGTGCGAACTCGTGCGCCTCACCGCCGCCGCGCTGCCGACCCCGAAACCGAAAAAACCAAGGAAGAAGCGCGAAGCTTAG
- a CDS encoding ROK family protein — protein sequence MGEYLLGFDIGGTKCAVVLGRPDGEAVTILARAAFANEGRTAPGDILPRLIGEARAICAARGIAPADVHSLGISCGGPLDSRRGVILGPPNLPGWDRVPIVDECRAALGIPVRLQNDANAGALAEWHWGAGRGCRHLIFLTFGTGMGAGLILDGRLYAGASDLAGEVGHIRLAEDGPVGYGKAGSFEGFCSGGGLAAAGRAFSRRLAVEATPPTAQSIAEAAAAGDAAAREIIAASARYLGRGLAMLVDLLNPERIVIGGIFARQRDLFWPLAQEVLAAEALPLARQCCAIVPAQLGEAIGDYAALAVALVDQSVPLRRTNVAISQGASAASNRPPTSGSSR from the coding sequence ATGGGCGAGTATTTGCTCGGTTTCGATATCGGCGGCACCAAGTGCGCGGTCGTGCTCGGCCGCCCGGACGGCGAAGCCGTGACGATCCTGGCGCGCGCGGCTTTCGCCAACGAGGGCCGGACCGCGCCCGGTGATATTCTGCCGCGGTTAATCGGCGAGGCGCGGGCGATCTGCGCCGCGCGGGGAATCGCGCCGGCCGACGTCCACTCGCTCGGTATCAGTTGCGGCGGGCCGCTCGACAGCCGGCGCGGCGTGATCCTGGGGCCGCCCAATCTGCCTGGCTGGGACCGCGTGCCGATCGTCGACGAATGCCGCGCGGCGCTGGGTATTCCGGTCCGGTTGCAGAACGACGCCAACGCCGGGGCGCTCGCCGAATGGCACTGGGGCGCCGGCCGCGGCTGCCGGCACCTGATTTTTCTGACCTTCGGCACGGGAATGGGCGCCGGTCTGATTCTCGACGGCCGGTTGTATGCCGGCGCGAGCGACCTCGCCGGCGAGGTGGGTCACATCCGGTTGGCGGAAGACGGACCGGTCGGTTACGGCAAGGCCGGTTCGTTCGAGGGCTTCTGCAGCGGCGGCGGCCTGGCCGCGGCCGGACGAGCGTTTTCTCGCCGCCTCGCTGTGGAGGCGACACCGCCGACCGCGCAATCGATCGCGGAAGCGGCGGCGGCGGGCGACGCCGCGGCGCGCGAGATCATCGCCGCCAGCGCGCGCTACCTGGGCCGCGGTCTGGCGATGCTCGTCGACCTCCTCAATCCCGAACGCATCGTCATCGGCGGCATCTTCGCCCGGCAACGCGACCTCTTCTGGCCGCTCGCCCAGGAAGTGCTCGCCGCCGAGGCGCTGCCGCTCGCCCGGCAATGCTGCGCGATCGTGCCGGCCCAGCTCGGCGAGGCGATCGGCGACTACGCCGCGCTCGCCGTCGCCCTGGTCGATCAATCCGTCCCCCTTCGCAGAACGAACGTGGCGATTTCCCAGGGCGCCAGCGCGGCTTCCAACCGGCCGCCGACCAGCGGCTCTTCCCGGTAG